A single genomic interval of Demequina sp. NBRC 110054 harbors:
- a CDS encoding GntR family transcriptional regulator, giving the protein MDLTVDAASKTPPFAQVRDQIAAQILAGDLADQARLPAIRALASSLSVAPGTVARAYGELEEAGLVVTAGRNGTCVIGQAVDVELASAADGFLALGRMKGLEPEALIALLRSRPRV; this is encoded by the coding sequence ATGGACCTCACCGTCGACGCCGCGTCGAAGACGCCACCGTTCGCGCAGGTGCGCGACCAGATCGCCGCGCAGATCCTCGCCGGCGACCTTGCGGACCAGGCGAGGCTTCCGGCAATCCGGGCCCTCGCATCGTCCCTGTCCGTGGCGCCCGGCACCGTCGCGCGCGCCTACGGCGAGCTCGAGGAGGCCGGGCTCGTCGTCACGGCGGGCCGCAACGGGACGTGCGTCATCGGCCAGGCGGTCGATGTGGAGCTCGCCTCTGCGGCCGACGGCTTCCTCGCGCTAGGACGCATGAAGGGGCTCGAGCCGGAGGCGCTCATCGCACTCCTGCGGTCCCGCCCACGGGTCTAG
- a CDS encoding AraC family transcriptional regulator, with protein MVVHAAGSADEWKDVVSRCFIPISFDSFEPGFTARMDHLELDDSISISCVATDGHTVDRSERLAARSEVDDLHLSLQVASRGTVRQGRRMVSVRPGSASMYATDSPYYLDYSEPGQQQLIVQVSQASLDAPSEAVRGGLGQLSLPATDATRVFFTYALDLHKQGGPPPGTQAAEASEVARDLAATMIRASAEGTRVLPRTRGGLLRAIQDFVAVNLPRVRVDDIAAEFFLSRRTVYHVFEDVGTTPSDYLRGRRLALAAARLTDPEFADVPIAEIAASAGFDDATTFTRAFRRQHGVTPREWRVAGPTRELSVAS; from the coding sequence CCGGATTCACGGCCAGGATGGATCACCTCGAGCTCGACGACAGCATCTCGATCTCGTGCGTCGCGACCGACGGTCACACGGTGGACCGGTCCGAGCGACTTGCGGCCAGGTCCGAGGTGGATGATCTGCACCTGTCCCTCCAGGTGGCCTCGCGAGGCACGGTGCGGCAGGGCAGGCGCATGGTGTCGGTGCGTCCCGGCAGCGCGTCCATGTACGCCACCGACTCCCCCTACTACCTCGACTACTCGGAACCGGGGCAGCAGCAGCTCATCGTGCAGGTCTCGCAGGCCTCGCTCGACGCGCCGTCCGAAGCCGTGAGGGGAGGGCTGGGTCAGCTGAGCCTGCCCGCCACGGACGCGACCCGGGTGTTCTTCACCTATGCGCTCGACCTGCACAAGCAGGGCGGTCCCCCTCCGGGGACCCAGGCGGCCGAGGCGTCCGAGGTGGCGCGAGACCTGGCGGCGACGATGATCCGTGCCTCGGCCGAGGGCACGCGTGTGCTGCCGCGGACCCGCGGCGGGCTGCTGCGCGCGATCCAGGACTTCGTGGCGGTGAACCTTCCGCGGGTGCGCGTCGACGACATCGCCGCGGAGTTCTTCCTGTCGCGGCGGACGGTCTATCACGTGTTCGAGGACGTGGGCACGACGCCGAGCGACTATCTGCGCGGCCGGCGGCTCGCGCTCGCGGCGGCGCGCCTCACGGATCCCGAGTTCGCCGACGTGCCGATCGCCGAGATCGCGGCGAGCGCGGGCTTCGACGATGCGACGACCTTCACACGCGCGTTCCGGCGTCAGCACGGGGTGACCCCGCGCGAGTGGCGCGTCGCGGGGCCGACGCGGGAGCTGTCGGTCGCGTCATAG
- a CDS encoding cysteine hydrolase family protein, with the protein MTTPRRALVLIDVQNEYFTGRLPIQHPPREESLARILEAVDEAEARGIPIVVVQHDSGAGAPVFAPGTPGYEVHPSLAARETPAWERVVKHHASVLAETGLEEWLRAQGVDTLALTGYMTNNCVLGTSVDAATKGLAVEVLADATGAIDLVNDAGTAPARQVHETLMALLHSNWAAVADAATWLAAVEAGESLPKSNLVASAAAGRG; encoded by the coding sequence ATGACCACGCCGCGCCGCGCGCTCGTCCTGATCGATGTCCAGAACGAGTACTTCACCGGAAGGCTGCCGATCCAGCACCCGCCGCGAGAGGAGTCGCTCGCGCGGATCCTCGAGGCGGTCGACGAGGCGGAGGCGCGAGGTATCCCGATCGTCGTGGTGCAGCACGATTCGGGCGCCGGGGCCCCTGTGTTCGCACCCGGGACGCCCGGGTACGAGGTCCACCCCTCGCTCGCGGCGCGCGAGACGCCCGCGTGGGAACGCGTCGTCAAGCACCACGCGTCAGTGCTTGCGGAGACCGGACTCGAGGAGTGGCTCCGTGCTCAGGGCGTCGACACCCTCGCGCTGACCGGGTACATGACGAACAACTGCGTGCTCGGCACGTCGGTCGACGCCGCCACGAAGGGCCTCGCCGTCGAGGTGCTGGCCGATGCGACGGGCGCGATCGACCTGGTCAATGACGCAGGTACCGCTCCTGCGAGGCAGGTCCACGAGACCCTCATGGCGCTGCTGCACTCGAACTGGGCAGCCGTGGCTGACGCCGCGACGTGGCTCGCGGCGGTCGAGGCCGGTGAGTCCCTGCCGAAGAGCAACCTGGTCGCGTCGGCTGCCGCAGGCCGCGGCTAG
- a CDS encoding alpha/beta hydrolase: MVTSPVEITSGGIALVGTLDVPELEPGQRVPLVVIMHRLFGDQEEAVLVATSRALVARGIATLRFDFIGQGRSGGRFIDMTVPIELAEAADVVAFARALPFVSTLGLVGHSQGGVVASMLAGRMGSDVGAIVLLAPAVIIRDDTRAGTILGASFDPDDLPEQIEMWGYPLGREFLRTGQELPILDDSSPYEGPMLVLAAGADEHVPLSPIEAFASRMTDARIVVLDGKDHFFEPDVQRAATLAADFLREHLV, translated from the coding sequence ATGGTCACGTCCCCGGTCGAGATCACCTCTGGCGGTATCGCGCTCGTCGGCACGCTCGACGTGCCGGAGCTCGAGCCGGGCCAGCGGGTGCCTCTCGTCGTGATCATGCACCGACTCTTCGGCGACCAGGAGGAGGCCGTGCTGGTCGCCACCTCGCGCGCGCTGGTCGCGCGGGGGATCGCCACGCTGCGATTCGACTTCATCGGCCAAGGCCGCAGCGGCGGTCGCTTCATCGACATGACCGTGCCGATCGAGCTCGCGGAGGCCGCGGACGTGGTGGCGTTCGCGCGGGCCTTGCCGTTCGTCTCGACACTTGGGCTGGTCGGGCATTCGCAGGGCGGGGTCGTCGCGTCGATGCTTGCGGGACGGATGGGCTCCGACGTGGGTGCGATCGTGCTGCTCGCGCCCGCCGTCATCATCCGCGACGACACCCGCGCGGGCACCATCCTTGGCGCATCGTTCGATCCCGACGATCTCCCCGAGCAGATCGAGATGTGGGGATACCCGCTGGGTCGGGAGTTCCTCAGGACGGGGCAGGAGCTCCCGATTCTCGACGACTCCTCCCCGTACGAGGGACCGATGCTGGTGCTCGCCGCGGGTGCTGATGAGCATGTACCGCTCTCGCCCATCGAAGCCTTCGCCTCGCGCATGACTGACGCGCGCATCGTGGTGCTCGACGGCAAGGACCACTTCTTCGAGCCCGACGTGCAGCGCGCTGCGACGCTCGCCGCGGACTTCCTCCGCGAGCACCTGGTCTGA